Proteins from a single region of Diaphorobacter limosus:
- a CDS encoding DUF4377 domain-containing protein, translating to MNKNQRTTLHTLYVLALAALMGACTSAPSQPAAPMPPTIAQHSTPDLASYDWNLTAAFDAQGQPDGRWLLAGREPLQLHFEDQRLSVRKLCNVLGADFGTQGNDIQLTQTMSTKRACADQALMQLEDRVGALLPTMKRYQLRAAGTPELQLWFADGSRWELAGQPTPQTQYGGPAERIFLEVAPERVACSHGVMKNAQCLRVREIRYADNGVKQSVGEWQMFYGEIQGWQHEKGMRNVLRINRYAVKTPPADASAYAYVLDMVVETERVK from the coding sequence ATGAACAAGAACCAGCGCACCACCCTTCACACCCTCTACGTCCTGGCCCTGGCCGCCCTGATGGGCGCCTGCACCAGCGCCCCATCACAACCCGCGGCCCCCATGCCCCCGACCATCGCGCAGCACAGCACCCCCGACCTGGCCTCGTACGACTGGAACCTGACGGCCGCCTTCGATGCCCAGGGCCAGCCCGACGGGCGCTGGCTGCTGGCCGGGCGCGAGCCGCTGCAACTGCACTTTGAAGACCAGCGCCTGTCGGTGCGCAAGCTGTGCAATGTGCTGGGCGCCGACTTTGGCACCCAGGGCAACGACATCCAGCTGACCCAGACCATGTCCACCAAGCGCGCCTGCGCCGACCAGGCCCTGATGCAGCTGGAGGATCGCGTGGGCGCGCTGCTACCCACCATGAAGCGCTACCAGCTGCGCGCCGCCGGCACGCCCGAGCTGCAACTGTGGTTTGCCGACGGCAGCCGCTGGGAGCTGGCCGGCCAGCCCACGCCGCAGACGCAGTACGGCGGGCCGGCTGAGCGCATCTTTCTGGAGGTGGCGCCCGAACGCGTGGCCTGCAGCCATGGCGTGATGAAGAACGCCCAATGCCTGCGCGTGCGCGAGATCCGCTATGCCGACAACGGCGTGAAGCAGTCGGTGGGCGAATGGCAGATGTTCTACGGCGAGATCCAGGGCTGGCAGCATGAGAAGGGCATGCGCAACGTGCTGCGCATCAACCGCTACGCGGTCAAGACCCCGCCGGCCGATGCCTCGGCCTACGCCTATGTGCTGGACATGGTGGTGGAGACGGAGCGCGTGAAGTAA
- a CDS encoding DUF924 family protein, which translates to MTPEAILHFWFDELTPAQHFAKDAQLDAAMGQRFGALLEAGARGELSGWRVNAAGRLAEIVLLDQFSRNIYRDTPQAFAQDGMALVLAQELVTQGLDRQLPSAQRAFAYMPYMHSESRVVQAQSARLFAQPGLEVNLPFALQHQAIIERFGRYPHRNAILGRASSDEELTFLRQPGSAF; encoded by the coding sequence ATGACGCCCGAAGCCATCCTGCATTTCTGGTTCGACGAGCTGACGCCGGCGCAGCATTTCGCCAAGGACGCGCAGCTCGATGCCGCCATGGGCCAGCGCTTTGGCGCCCTGCTCGAGGCCGGCGCGCGCGGCGAGCTGTCTGGCTGGCGCGTGAATGCGGCCGGGCGGCTGGCCGAGATCGTGCTGCTGGATCAGTTCTCACGCAACATCTACCGCGACACGCCGCAGGCCTTTGCCCAGGACGGCATGGCCCTGGTGCTGGCGCAGGAGCTGGTGACGCAAGGACTCGACAGGCAATTGCCCAGCGCCCAGCGTGCCTTTGCCTACATGCCCTACATGCACAGCGAATCCCGCGTGGTGCAGGCGCAGTCGGCGCGGCTGTTCGCACAGCCCGGGCTGGAGGTCAACCTGCCCTTTGCGCTGCAGCACCAGGCCATCATCGAGCGCTTTGGCCGCTACCCGCATCGCAACGCCATCCTGGGGCGAGCATCCAGCGACGAAGAGCTGACGTTTCTGCGCCAGCCCGGTTCGGCGTTTTGA
- the aroQ gene encoding type II 3-dehydroquinate dehydratase has translation MTKTVYVLNGPNLNLLGTREPQVYGSQTLADVEQLCTEACARHGFTLVFRQSNHEGALVDWIHEAGRLHAAGQLAGLVLNAAAYTHTSVALLDAVKGTGVPLVELHISNVHAREAFRHHSYLSGVARAVMCGFGVQGYALAIDGLAQW, from the coding sequence ATGACCAAAACCGTTTACGTTCTCAACGGCCCCAATCTCAACCTGCTGGGCACGCGCGAGCCGCAGGTGTATGGCTCGCAGACCCTGGCCGATGTCGAGCAGCTTTGCACCGAGGCCTGCGCACGCCATGGTTTCACGCTGGTGTTCCGCCAAAGCAACCACGAGGGCGCGCTGGTGGACTGGATCCACGAGGCCGGCCGCCTGCATGCGGCGGGCCAGCTGGCGGGGCTGGTGCTCAACGCCGCGGCCTATACGCACACCAGCGTGGCGTTGCTGGACGCCGTCAAGGGCACGGGCGTGCCGCTGGTGGAGCTGCACATCAGCAACGTGCATGCGCGCGAGGCGTTTCGTCACCACTCCTACCTGTCTGGCGTGGCCCGGGCCGTGATGTGCGGCTTTGGCGTGCAGGGCTATGCCCTGGCCATAGACGGGCTGGCGCAATGGTGA
- a CDS encoding peptidoglycan DD-metalloendopeptidase family protein, which produces MLQAMGLALLPASAALAQDATPGPWPQALQVPGGVARLALGPAPERPVVHAGDIPVLVLGDASAWTAIVGIPLAAPVGQAHVSVQATDGAPARRIAYQVAAKKYREQRLNVAPRTVDLSPEDQARYERERDHQQRVMATFSTPLPADALRMRQPVPGRRSSSFGLRRVFNGQARNPHSGMDIAAATGTPVVAPLPGRVIDVGDYFFNGGTVWLDHGGGLLSMYCHLSGVDCAVGEQLATGQAFCRVGATGRVTGPHLHWGVMLNRSMVDPALFLPA; this is translated from the coding sequence ATGCTGCAAGCCATGGGCCTGGCGCTGCTGCCCGCCAGCGCAGCGCTGGCCCAGGACGCCACCCCAGGCCCATGGCCCCAGGCGCTGCAGGTGCCCGGCGGCGTGGCCCGGCTGGCGCTGGGCCCGGCGCCCGAGCGTCCGGTGGTTCATGCCGGCGACATTCCGGTGCTGGTGCTGGGCGATGCCAGCGCCTGGACGGCCATCGTCGGCATACCGCTGGCCGCGCCCGTGGGCCAGGCCCATGTCAGCGTGCAGGCCACGGACGGCGCGCCGGCGCGGCGCATCGCCTATCAGGTGGCGGCCAAGAAGTACCGCGAGCAACGCCTGAACGTGGCGCCGCGCACGGTGGATCTTTCGCCCGAGGATCAGGCCCGCTACGAGCGCGAGCGCGACCACCAGCAGCGCGTCATGGCCACCTTCTCCACACCGTTGCCGGCCGACGCATTGCGCATGCGCCAGCCCGTGCCCGGGCGGCGCTCCAGCAGCTTTGGACTGCGCCGCGTGTTCAACGGCCAGGCGCGCAACCCGCACAGCGGCATGGACATAGCGGCCGCCACCGGCACGCCCGTGGTGGCACCGCTGCCGGGCCGGGTGATCGACGTGGGCGACTATTTCTTCAACGGCGGCACGGTCTGGCTGGACCATGGCGGCGGCCTGCTCAGCATGTACTGCCACCTCAGCGGCGTGGACTGCGCCGTGGGCGAGCAGCTCGCCACCGGCCAGGCGTTTTGCCGCGTGGGCGCCACCGGCCGCGTCACGGGCCCGCACCTGCACTGGGGCGTGATGCTGAACCGCAGCATGGTCGATCCGGCCCTGTTCCTGCCCGCATGA
- the rarD gene encoding EamA family transporter RarD, producing the protein MFKGLVASVVASVLFGAMYYLAPQLAPLDGEQIFGWRVLATLPFTTVLLLALGQWRRVRLLLRRARRQPSLALGLLASAALLGVQLWLFLWAPLHGRALPVSLGYFLLPLVMVLAGRVLYRESLTGLQWLATLLAGAGVAHEVLRAGGMSWETWLVALGYTAYFVLRRRLATDHLGGHWLDMLLLVPAALWFVARAPSSLGLVAGHQHLWAMVPVLGLVSAVALALYMAASRLLPLGLFGLLSYVEPVLLALVALALGESIGREQWPSYGPIFAAVGVLVLDGALRLGQSQKV; encoded by the coding sequence GTGTTCAAAGGTCTTGTAGCGTCCGTCGTGGCGTCGGTTTTGTTTGGCGCCATGTACTACCTGGCGCCCCAGCTGGCGCCGCTCGATGGCGAGCAGATCTTCGGCTGGCGCGTGCTGGCCACGCTGCCCTTCACCACCGTGCTGCTGCTGGCGCTGGGCCAGTGGCGGCGCGTGCGCCTGCTGCTGCGGCGCGCACGGCGCCAGCCGTCGTTGGCACTGGGGCTGCTGGCCAGCGCGGCGCTGCTGGGCGTGCAGCTGTGGCTGTTCTTGTGGGCGCCGCTGCACGGGCGCGCGCTGCCGGTGTCGCTGGGCTACTTTCTGCTGCCGCTGGTGATGGTGCTGGCCGGGCGGGTGCTGTACCGCGAAAGCCTGACCGGCCTGCAATGGCTGGCCACGCTGCTCGCGGGCGCCGGCGTGGCGCATGAGGTGCTGCGCGCCGGCGGCATGTCGTGGGAGACCTGGCTGGTCGCCCTGGGCTACACGGCGTACTTCGTGCTGCGCCGCCGTCTGGCCACCGACCACCTGGGCGGGCACTGGCTGGACATGCTGCTGCTGGTGCCCGCGGCCCTGTGGTTCGTGGCGCGCGCGCCCTCGTCGCTGGGCCTGGTGGCCGGCCACCAGCACCTGTGGGCCATGGTGCCGGTGTTGGGCCTGGTGAGCGCCGTGGCGCTGGCGCTGTACATGGCCGCCAGCCGGCTGCTGCCGCTGGGCTTGTTTGGCCTCTTGAGCTATGTGGAGCCGGTGCTGCTGGCCCTGGTGGCGCTGGCCCTGGGCGAGAGCATTGGCCGCGAGCAGTGGCCGAGCTACGGGCCCATTTTCGCGGCCGTGGGCGTGCTGGTGCTCGATGGCGCACTGCGCCTGGGCCAGTCGCAGAAAGTTTGA
- the arfB gene encoding alternative ribosome rescue aminoacyl-tRNA hydrolase ArfB — translation MQVNPAEVELSAMRAQGAGGQNVNKVASAVHLRFDIAASSLPEDVKLRLLALRDGRITLQGVLVIKAQQYRTQEANRQDALARLQALVDSVARPPRPRRATRPTLGSQRRRLESKSRRSGIKALRARPADTQ, via the coding sequence ATGCAGGTGAACCCGGCCGAGGTGGAATTGAGCGCCATGCGCGCCCAGGGCGCGGGCGGGCAGAACGTGAACAAGGTCGCGAGCGCCGTGCACCTGCGTTTTGACATTGCCGCGTCCTCCCTGCCCGAGGACGTGAAGCTGCGCCTGCTGGCCCTGCGCGATGGCCGCATCACCCTGCAGGGCGTGCTGGTCATCAAGGCCCAGCAATACCGCACGCAGGAGGCCAACCGCCAGGACGCGCTGGCGCGCCTGCAGGCCCTGGTGGACAGCGTGGCGCGGCCGCCGCGCCCGCGCCGCGCCACGCGGCCCACGCTGGGCTCGCAGCGGCGGCGGCTGGAATCCAAGAGCCGGCGTTCCGGCATCAAGGCGCTGCGTGCCCGGCCGGCGGATACGCAATAG
- a CDS encoding class III extradiol ring-cleavage dioxygenase gives MNQDPQPISPAALPTLYVSHGAPLFALAPGSTGPALTQWGAQLRAQHPDLRGVVVMSPHWMAQGVTVMTGARPATWHDFGGFPPELYQLQYPAPGDPALAGQVLDLLRQAGMDARGDAARPFDHGAWVPLMHLFPQADLPVVQLALPLGAGPAEVHALGAALRGLRAQGVLLAGSGSMTHNLAEFFGGVSEPAPYVLEFSRWIEQQLERGDLAALLDYRARAPHARRAHPTEEHFLPLFFALGAAGAGAHAEYLSREVMYGMLAMDAFSLG, from the coding sequence ATGAACCAAGATCCGCAACCCATATCCCCGGCGGCGCTGCCGACGCTGTATGTCTCGCATGGTGCGCCGCTGTTTGCTTTGGCGCCGGGCAGCACCGGCCCGGCGTTGACGCAGTGGGGCGCCCAGCTGCGCGCACAACACCCCGACCTGCGCGGCGTGGTCGTCATGTCGCCGCACTGGATGGCCCAAGGCGTTACCGTCATGACCGGCGCGCGGCCCGCCACCTGGCATGACTTTGGTGGCTTTCCGCCCGAGCTCTACCAGCTGCAATACCCGGCGCCGGGCGATCCGGCCCTGGCTGGCCAGGTGCTGGATCTGCTGCGGCAGGCCGGCATGGATGCCCGGGGCGACGCGGCGCGCCCCTTCGACCATGGCGCCTGGGTGCCGCTGATGCATTTGTTCCCGCAGGCCGACCTGCCCGTGGTGCAGCTGGCCCTGCCCCTGGGCGCCGGGCCGGCCGAGGTGCATGCCCTGGGCGCGGCCCTGCGCGGCCTGCGCGCGCAGGGCGTGCTGCTCGCGGGCTCGGGCAGCATGACGCACAACCTGGCGGAATTCTTCGGGGGTGTGAGCGAGCCCGCACCCTATGTGCTGGAGTTCAGCCGCTGGATCGAGCAGCAGCTTGAGCGCGGCGACCTGGCGGCGCTGCTGGACTACCGCGCCCGCGCGCCACATGCCCGGCGTGCCCACCCCACCGAGGAGCATTTCCTGCCGCTGTTTTTTGCGCTGGGGGCGGCGGGTGCGGGCGCCCACGCCGAGTACCTGAGCCGCGAGGTGATGTACGGCATGCTCGCCATGGATGCGTTCTCCTTAGGGTGA
- a CDS encoding aspartate ammonia-lyase codes for MRQEHDFIGIKTIPPDAYWGVHTARAVENFPITGQTVAQMPELIRAFAFVKKAAAHANLQLGAINETQANAISKACDDLVAGQLHEQFVVDVIQGGAGTSTNMNANEVIANRALEYLGLHKGRYDVIHPNDHVNASQSTNDTYPTAVKMATYFGIQTLLAALAELRGAFEAKAREFANILKIGRTQLQDAVPMTLGQEFAAFAAMLADDERRLRESAYLMCEINMGGTAIGTGINAPVGYVDVVTPKLAELSGVPVKAAANLIAATSDTGAFVDISGVLKRIAAKLSKISNDLRLLSSGPQAGVADIKLPPRQAGSSIMPGKVNPVIPEVMNQVCFEVIGNDVAITMACEAGQLQLNAFEPLVAWALHKSLHHLASACQTLQVNCVEGIVANQNLLDERIAESVTLVTALNPLIGYEKAAAIAKAAIATGKPIAQVAEDLGIMSQAEMQKLLVAERLTQAGAITSDK; via the coding sequence ATGCGTCAAGAACATGACTTCATTGGTATCAAGACCATCCCCCCCGACGCCTACTGGGGCGTGCATACGGCACGCGCCGTGGAGAACTTTCCCATCACCGGCCAGACCGTGGCCCAGATGCCCGAGTTGATCCGGGCCTTTGCCTTCGTGAAGAAGGCCGCCGCCCATGCCAACCTGCAGCTGGGCGCGATCAACGAAACCCAAGCCAATGCCATTTCCAAGGCCTGCGACGACCTGGTCGCCGGCCAGCTGCACGAGCAGTTCGTGGTGGACGTGATCCAGGGCGGCGCCGGCACCTCGACCAACATGAACGCCAACGAGGTGATCGCCAACCGCGCGCTGGAGTACCTGGGCCTGCACAAGGGCCGCTATGACGTGATCCACCCCAACGACCATGTCAACGCCTCGCAAAGCACCAACGACACCTATCCCACGGCCGTGAAGATGGCCACGTATTTCGGCATCCAGACCCTGCTGGCGGCCCTGGCCGAGCTGCGCGGCGCCTTCGAGGCGAAGGCGCGGGAGTTCGCCAACATCCTCAAGATTGGCCGCACCCAGCTGCAGGACGCCGTGCCCATGACGCTGGGCCAGGAGTTCGCCGCCTTCGCCGCCATGCTGGCCGACGACGAGCGCCGCCTGCGCGAGTCCGCCTACCTGATGTGCGAGATCAACATGGGCGGCACGGCCATAGGCACCGGCATCAACGCACCGGTGGGCTATGTGGACGTGGTCACGCCCAAGCTGGCCGAGCTGTCGGGCGTGCCGGTCAAGGCCGCCGCCAACCTGATCGCCGCCACCTCGGACACGGGCGCCTTTGTCGACATCTCCGGCGTGCTCAAGCGCATCGCCGCCAAGCTGTCCAAGATCAGCAACGACCTGCGCCTGCTGTCCTCGGGCCCGCAGGCGGGCGTGGCCGACATCAAGTTGCCGCCGCGCCAGGCGGGCTCGTCCATCATGCCGGGCAAGGTGAACCCGGTGATCCCCGAGGTGATGAACCAGGTGTGCTTCGAGGTGATTGGCAACGATGTCGCCATCACCATGGCCTGCGAGGCCGGCCAGCTGCAGCTCAACGCCTTCGAGCCGCTGGTGGCCTGGGCCCTGCACAAGAGCCTGCACCACCTGGCCAGCGCCTGCCAGACGCTGCAGGTCAACTGCGTGGAAGGCATCGTCGCCAACCAGAACCTGCTGGACGAGCGCATTGCCGAGTCCGTGACCCTGGTGACGGCGCTGAACCCGCTGATCGGCTACGAAAAGGCCGCAGCCATCGCCAAGGCCGCCATCGCCACCGGCAAGCCAATTGCCCAGGTGGCCGAAGACCTGGGCATCATGAGCCAGGCCGAGATGCAGAAGCTGCTGGTGGCCGAGCGGCTGACGCAGGCGGGCGCCATCACCTCAGACAAGTAA
- a CDS encoding alpha/beta hydrolase gives MVSAPALATLPVPAEVLRLQALARRETTPCGDGDMVWHVWGDARPDRPPLVLLHGGSGSWTHWVRNIDDLLAAGRELWIPDLPGFGASASPTRGGDADALVEPLAEGLRALFGPRPCDLVGFSFGGLTAGLLLAEHPELARQLVLVGAPAMGVVPRRQFELKAWRHLPADGQLATHRYNLAALMLKDQALIDGLDGLALGLHVANVVRDRMPRRRLAHTDALALALPRVTCPVHAIYGRDDALYKEWIVALEGAYAAAAPDFRGMALIDDTGHWVQFERPQAFAQTLLAELGA, from the coding sequence ATGGTGAGCGCCCCCGCGCTGGCCACCTTGCCCGTGCCCGCCGAGGTGCTGCGCCTGCAGGCCCTGGCGCGGCGCGAGACCACGCCCTGCGGCGACGGCGACATGGTCTGGCATGTCTGGGGCGATGCGCGGCCCGACCGGCCGCCGCTGGTGCTGCTGCATGGCGGCAGCGGTAGTTGGACGCACTGGGTGCGCAACATCGACGATCTGCTGGCCGCCGGGCGCGAGCTGTGGATTCCGGATCTGCCCGGTTTTGGTGCGTCGGCGTCGCCCACCCGGGGTGGCGATGCAGACGCCCTGGTCGAACCGCTGGCCGAGGGCTTGCGCGCGCTGTTCGGGCCGCGCCCGTGCGATCTGGTGGGGTTCTCGTTTGGCGGCCTCACGGCCGGCCTGCTGCTGGCCGAGCATCCGGAGCTGGCACGCCAGCTGGTGCTGGTGGGTGCGCCGGCCATGGGCGTGGTGCCCAGGCGGCAGTTTGAACTCAAGGCCTGGCGCCACCTGCCGGCAGACGGGCAGCTGGCCACGCACCGCTACAACCTCGCGGCGCTGATGCTCAAGGACCAGGCGCTGATCGACGGCCTGGACGGCCTGGCCCTGGGCCTGCATGTGGCCAACGTGGTGCGCGACCGCATGCCGCGCCGGCGCCTGGCGCATACCGATGCGCTGGCGCTTGCCCTGCCGCGGGTGACCTGTCCGGTGCATGCCATCTACGGCCGCGACGATGCGTTGTACAAGGAATGGATAGTCGCGCTGGAGGGTGCCTATGCCGCCGCCGCGCCGGACTTTCGCGGCATGGCGCTGATCGACGACACCGGCCACTGGGTGCAGTTCGAGCGCCCGCAGGCGTTTGCGCAGACCCTGCTGGCGGAGCTGGGGGCTTGA
- a CDS encoding glutamine--tRNA ligase/YqeY domain fusion protein gives MSTPVHNDTTEPLKPSNFLRQIIDADLAQGTHANNRWAGTPGDAAHQQAGALDPARIRTRFPPEPNGYLHVGHAKSICLNFGLARDYGGVCHLRFDDTNPEKEEQEYVDAIIDAVHWLGFDWKDPDGHENLYFASNYFDFMYRAAEYLIESGNAYVDEQTADEMRANRGDFGKPGVDSPYRGRTPAENLARFRQMRDGVLADGAAVLRAKIDMASPNINLRDPAIYRIKRAEHHNTGDKWCIYPMYTFAHPIEDALECITHSICTLEFEDQRPFYDWLLDRLAEGGLIAQPHPRQYEFARLNLTYVVTSKRKLRHLVDNGIVSGWDDPRMPTIAGLRRRGYTPASIQAFCERIGVTKDYSWIDYATLEGCLREDLEAKAHRAMVVLDPLKLELTNWAEVFGSGDHLEPCSLPALPHAAEGETVPERRFSLGREVWIEREDFAELPPKGYKRLFPSNRVRLKGGYVIECTGCEKDAAGNVTKVLATVVPDTKSGTPGADSVKVKAAITWVGVADGVQAEVRLYDRLFTDAQPDAGGKDYLALLNPDSLKVVTAYVEPSLAAAQAEDKFQFERFGYFVADRKDHAPAKPVFNRVTGLKDSWGK, from the coding sequence ATGAGCACCCCAGTCCACAACGACACCACAGAACCCCTCAAGCCCAGCAACTTCCTGCGCCAGATCATCGACGCCGACCTGGCCCAGGGCACACATGCCAACAACCGCTGGGCCGGCACCCCCGGCGACGCCGCCCACCAGCAGGCCGGCGCACTCGACCCGGCGCGGATACGCACGCGCTTTCCGCCCGAGCCCAACGGCTACCTGCATGTCGGTCATGCCAAATCCATCTGCCTGAACTTCGGCCTGGCGCGCGACTATGGCGGCGTGTGCCACCTGCGCTTTGACGACACCAACCCCGAGAAGGAAGAGCAGGAGTACGTGGACGCCATCATCGATGCCGTGCACTGGCTGGGCTTTGACTGGAAAGACCCGGACGGCCACGAGAACCTGTACTTCGCCAGCAACTACTTCGACTTCATGTACCGCGCGGCCGAGTACCTGATCGAATCCGGCAACGCCTACGTGGACGAGCAGACGGCCGACGAGATGCGCGCCAATCGCGGCGACTTTGGCAAGCCCGGCGTGGACAGCCCCTACCGCGGCCGCACCCCAGCGGAGAACCTGGCACGCTTTCGCCAGATGCGCGATGGTGTGCTGGCCGACGGCGCGGCCGTGCTGCGCGCCAAGATCGACATGGCCAGCCCGAACATCAACCTGCGCGACCCGGCCATCTACCGCATCAAGCGCGCCGAGCACCACAACACCGGCGACAAATGGTGTATCTACCCGATGTATACCTTCGCGCACCCGATCGAGGACGCGCTGGAGTGCATCACCCACAGCATCTGCACGCTGGAGTTTGAAGACCAGCGCCCGTTCTACGACTGGCTGCTCGATCGCCTGGCCGAGGGCGGCCTGATCGCCCAGCCGCATCCGCGCCAATACGAATTCGCGCGCCTGAACCTGACCTACGTGGTCACCAGCAAGCGCAAGCTCAGGCACCTGGTGGACAACGGCATCGTCAGCGGCTGGGACGACCCACGCATGCCCACCATCGCCGGCCTGCGCCGGCGCGGCTACACGCCCGCATCGATCCAGGCGTTCTGCGAGCGCATAGGCGTGACCAAGGACTACAGCTGGATCGACTACGCCACGCTCGAAGGCTGCCTGCGTGAAGACCTGGAGGCCAAGGCCCACCGCGCCATGGTGGTGCTCGACCCGCTCAAGCTGGAACTGACCAACTGGGCCGAGGTGTTCGGCAGCGGCGATCACCTGGAGCCCTGCAGCCTGCCCGCCCTGCCCCACGCCGCCGAGGGCGAAACCGTGCCTGAGCGCCGCTTCAGCCTGGGCCGCGAGGTCTGGATAGAGCGCGAGGACTTCGCCGAGCTGCCGCCCAAGGGCTACAAGCGCCTGTTCCCGTCTAACCGCGTGCGCCTCAAGGGCGGCTACGTCATCGAATGCACGGGCTGCGAAAAGGACGCCGCCGGCAACGTCACCAAGGTGCTGGCCACGGTGGTGCCGGACACCAAGAGCGGCACGCCCGGCGCCGACAGCGTCAAGGTCAAGGCCGCCATCACCTGGGTGGGCGTGGCCGACGGCGTGCAGGCCGAGGTGCGCCTGTACGACCGGCTGTTTACCGACGCCCAGCCCGACGCAGGCGGCAAGGACTACCTAGCCCTGCTCAACCCGGACAGCCTGAAGGTGGTGACGGCCTACGTGGAGCCCTCGCTGGCCGCCGCCCAGGCCGAGGACAAGTTCCAGTTCGAGCGCTTCGGCTACTTCGTCGCCGACCGCAAGGATCACGCGCCGGCCAAGCCGGTGTTCAACCGGGTGACGGGGCTCAAGGACAGCTGGGGCAAGTGA
- a CDS encoding pseudouridine synthase: MSQRPTLHRPAPAAPRLLRFNKPYGVLSQFTPEGRWRGLKDFITEPGVYVAGRLDADSEGLLLLTNDGPLQARISDPRHKMEKTYWVQVEGIPDDAALDALRHGVALNDGPTLPARVRRLDPPPTLWPRDPPIRVRQNIPDCWLELIIREGRNRQVRRMTAAVGHPTLRLVRAAIGPYRLDGLAPGCWADADVPNYQKKSC; this comes from the coding sequence ATGAGCCAGCGCCCCACGCTGCACCGGCCGGCGCCCGCCGCCCCGCGCCTGCTGCGCTTCAACAAGCCCTACGGCGTGCTGAGCCAGTTCACGCCCGAGGGGCGCTGGCGTGGCCTCAAGGACTTCATCACCGAGCCCGGCGTCTATGTCGCCGGTCGCCTGGACGCCGACAGCGAGGGCCTGCTGCTGCTGACCAACGACGGCCCCCTGCAGGCGCGCATCAGCGACCCGCGCCACAAGATGGAGAAGACCTACTGGGTGCAGGTCGAGGGCATTCCCGACGACGCCGCACTGGATGCGCTGCGACATGGCGTGGCGCTGAACGACGGCCCCACCCTGCCCGCGCGCGTGCGCCGGCTAGACCCGCCGCCTACGCTGTGGCCGCGCGACCCGCCGATACGCGTGCGCCAGAACATCCCGGACTGCTGGCTGGAGCTCATCATCCGCGAAGGCCGCAACCGCCAGGTGCGCCGCATGACGGCCGCCGTGGGTCACCCCACGCTGCGCCTGGTGCGCGCGGCCATTGGGCCGTACCGGCTGGACGGCCTGGCACCCGGTTGCTGGGCCGATGCCGACGTACCAAACTATCAAAAAAAGAGCTGTTAA